In Irregularibacter muris, a single window of DNA contains:
- the trxA gene encoding thioredoxin, with translation MANEKVVIITQDNFEQEVEKSDQPVLVDFWAEWCGPCQMVGPIIDDLAGEYDGKAKVAKLNVDEQKDLARKFRVMSIPSVLFFKDGKEVDRLVGAQDKSQYASKLDSLL, from the coding sequence ATGGCTAATGAAAAAGTTGTTATCATAACCCAGGATAATTTTGAACAAGAGGTAGAAAAAAGTGATCAACCTGTATTGGTGGACTTCTGGGCTGAGTGGTGTGGACCATGTCAAATGGTAGGACCTATTATCGATGATTTAGCAGGAGAATATGATGGTAAAGCCAAAGTAGCAAAGCTAAATGTTGATGAACAAAAAGACTTAGCACGAAAATTCAGGGTAATGAGTATTCCTTCTGTTTTATTCTTTAAGGATGGAAAAGAAGTTGATCGTTTGGTAGGTGCCCAGGATAAAAGCCAATATGCTTCTAAGTTGGATAGCTTATTATAA